From Ptychodera flava strain L36383 chromosome 3 unlocalized genomic scaffold, AS_Pfla_20210202 Scaffold_26__1_contigs__length_13983176_pilon, whole genome shotgun sequence, one genomic window encodes:
- the LOC139125907 gene encoding guanylate-binding protein 2-like, whose product MSKKNEKPQCIPLCYPDNYKWDKVKGKLVEKKKSRGLLVVCEDALEIIRSIDGPICPVAITGPARCGKSYIASQLIEPRTDKCVFETSAKMKPQTMGIWMSTDVFKKTLSNGTEVTVIILDTEGLDAYNAHKEDDMLMFALMALMSSVLVYNNKGSVNAEDINKLSWISKLNKVFRWSGDGQKTTTLLENEFIKFFPNFMWLLRDVTMSFMLTRDDEDVEVDFKNYLLEEVLKLEKESIMTETKVKEANATRRALLKSFPVFDALTLPMPSLDQSVLKDMDKGKNRGRLNQAFLKEVDVFISHCGTLMKPKKAWPYVGNINGHQFTKMLQQYVSGFSKTKSISVDAVVTSVIDALLQEVVGLVFADYCIAMDEYAKQPFLVRTTRSSISTTIVCLSQ is encoded by the exons ATGAGCAAAAAGA ACGAGAAGCCTCAATGTATTCCACTGTGTTACCCTGACAACTACAAGTGGGACAAAGTCAAGGGTAAGCTAGTTGAGAAGAAAAAGAGTCGAGGGCTGCTTGTGGTGTGCGAGGACGCCCTGGAAATAATACGGTCCATCGACGGTCCAATATGTCCGGTTGCTATCACTGGTCCTGCTAGATGTGGCAAATCATACATAGCTAGTCAGCTGATTGAACCAAGAACAGACAAATGCGTATTTGAAACGTCAGCAAAAATGAAGCCTCAAACGATGG GGATATGGATGAGTACAGATGTGTTCAAAAAGACGCTGTCAAACGGAACAGAAGTTACTGTCATTATCCTGGACACAGAGGGACTTGATGCATACAACGCTCATAAAGAAGACGATATGCTTATGTTTGCTTTGATGGCCTTGATGTCGTCTGTCTTGGTCTATAACAACAAAGGATCCGTTAATGCAGAGGACATTAATAAGCTCAG CTGGATAAGTAAACTCAACAAGGTGTTTAGGTGGAGTGGCGATGGCCAAAAGACAACAACACTACTGGAAAATGAATTTATAAAGTTCTTTCCAAATTTCATGTGGCTCCTACGTGACGTCACCATGTCATTCATGCTGACCAGAGACGATGAAGATGTGGAAGTCGACTTCAAAAATTATCTATTGGAAGAG GTATTGAAATTAGAGAAGGAAAGTATTATGACTGAGACAAAGGTAAAGGAAGCCAATGCCACCAGGAGGGCTTTGTTAAAGTCATTCCCAGTGTTCGATGCATTGACGCTCCCCATGCCATCACTAGATCAGTCCGTGTTGAAAGATATGGACAAAGGAAAGAATCGCGGACGTTTAAACCAGGCTTTCCTGAAAGAAGTCGACGTTTTCATATCACATTGTGGCACACTAATGAAACCAAAGAAGGCTTGGCCGTATGTTGGTAACATCAATGGACATC AATTTACCAAAATGCTTCAACAGTACGTGTCCGGGTTTTCGAAGACAAAGTCAATCAGCGTGGATGCCGTTGTCACAAGTGTGATAGATGCCTTACTACAGGAGGTGGTTGGTCTGGTGTTTGCTGACTACTGCATTGCTATGGACGAATATGCAAAACAGCCCTTCCTTGTCAGAACTACGAGATCATCAATAAGCACAACAATTGTATGTTTAAGTCAATGA
- the LOC139125764 gene encoding guanylate-binding protein 3-like: MSKTHASIPLCYPDNFEWDREKGILVKKRKKRGKLVVCEDAVEILRSIDGPICPIAVTGPARCGKSYIASQLIEPRPFDCVFQTSSKMQPQTMGIWMNTDLFKKTLRKGVEVTVVIMDTEGLGAYDAYSQDDLQLFSLMSLLSSVLVYNSRGSMTGEDIKKLSWVGTLGNVIQGGTDGKTTKSQAKDFIRFFPNFMWLLRDVSMTFSVTRGDKEIEVDVKEYIFEEVLKMEEETGDGIDRIREYNSHRKALLRSFPVFDAVKLSTPSIDGDVLANMDKGENRKSLSQTFLAEIDNFLDRLVLLMKPKKAWPYVGNIHGQQFAELLKEYVSEFSSSGGVLNIYSVGSKVVETLLNDVQEKAFHRYRSSMDDFSKSVIPCPNHEIIYNTTIVSQSDQILQCQIQERIAVYAAGGLKITIFSAAARTVDGNEVDAPYVKEAEEEEGKEKEKEEEQMSNLKEEEKKTLRLTMKEDITKQQDQIAADLEENSTAILTQISQLLQTHAELAKELQLVRDHMEKESKAMKEELKGKKEKTT; the protein is encoded by the exons GCAAAACACACGCAAGTATTCCCCTTTGTTACCCGGACAACTTTGAATGGGACAGGGAGAAAGGAATACTCGTCAAAAAACGAAAGAAACGAGGAAAGTTGGTAGTGTGTGAAGATGCTGTGGAAATCCTACGTTCCATCGATGGACCAATCTGTCCGATTGCTGTGACTGGTCCTGCAAGATGTGGAAAGTCATACATAGCAAGTCAGCTGATTGAACCAAGGCCATTTGACTGCGTGTTTCAAACGTCTAGCAAGATGCAACCACAGACTATGG GCATATGGATGAACACTGACCTGTTCAAGAAGACACTGAGGAAAGGAGTCGAAGTGACTGTGGTTATCATGGACACAGAGGGACTGGGTGCCTACGATGCATACAGCCAGGATGATTTGCAACTGTTTTCATTGATGTCGCTGCTGTCATCTGTTCTTGTTTACAACAGCAGAGGATCCATGACTGGAGAAGATATCAAGAAATTAAG CTGGGTTGGAACACTAGGCAACGTAATACAAGGAGGTACAGATGGGAAGACCACAAAGTCACAAGCCAAGGACTTTATTAGGTTCTTTCCAAATTTCATGTGGCTTCTTCGTGATGTGTCGATGACATTTTCTGTCACAAGAGGCGACAAAGAGATCGAAGTAGATGTAAAAGAGTACATCTTTGAAGAG gtATTGAAGATGGAGGAAGAAACTGGAGATGGCATTGACAGAATTAGGGAGTACAATAGTCATCGAAAGGCTTTGCTCAGATCCTTCCCAGTGTTTGATGCTGTCAAACTTTCCACTCCATCCATCGATGGTGATGTTTTGGCTAATATGGACAAAGGGGAAAATCGCAAAAGCCTGAGTCAAACTTTCCTGGCGGAGATTGATAATTTCCTCGATCGTCTGGTGCTTTTGATGAAGCCTAAGAAGGCGTGGCCTTACGTTGGGAACATCCATGGACAAC AATTTGCAGAATTGCTCAAAGAATACGTGTCAGAGTTCTCGTCGTCTGGTGGTGTCCTCAACATTTACTCGGTCGGTTCTAAGGTGGTTGAAACCCTTCTCAACGACGTTCAAGAGAAGGCGTTCCATAGGTACCGCAGCAGCATGGACGATTTCAGCAAGTCAGTTATCCCTTGCCCAAACCACGAGATCATCTACAACACAACGATTGTCTCACAAAGTGATCAGATACTTCAATGTCAAATCCAA GAAAGGATCGCTGTGTACGCTGCAGGTGGCTTG aaaataactATCTTTTCTGCGGCTGCTCGAACCGTTGATGGAAATGAAGTGGATGCTCCTTATGTGAAGGAGgctgaggaggaggaggggaaG GAAAAGGAGAAAGAGGAAGAGCAGATGTCAAATCTGAAGGAAGAGGAAAAGAAAACTCTC CGCCTTACTATGAAGGAGGACATTACCAAGCAACAGGACCAGATAGCCGCCGATCTTGAAGAAAACAGCACTGCCATACTGACTCAAATCAGTCAGCTGCTGCAAACACACGCCGAATTGGCGAAAGAATTGCAACTCGTCAGAGATCACATGGAAAAAGAAAGTAAGGCAATGAAGGAAGAGTtgaaaggaaagaaagaaaagacgACCTAA